The nucleotide window CCACATACACTTCTGCACAATCCTCCACGCTCACTTTTACACCTGCCCCGACTCTCTCACCACTTGATTAGGTAGATGGGCTTAGCCTCACTCCCACCAAGAAAGAATGCTTCCTCTGGGCtgggaaagaaaagggaggaTGAGGTTGGCTGTGAAGGACTCTGACAGTGGAAGGGCTGTGGTCATGCCCACAGTCGTCATTTTCATCCCATCACACAGTGGAGACGTGAGTGTTCAGTTTCCTCTACCAGAACATAACCTCATCCTTTCATGGGCATGCCTAGCATTTTCCACCCTCTTAATGACTCTCACACCCATCAGATCCAATTACAGCGAAGTCATTGAGTGCCAGCTCTGTGCCAAGCACCTTACAGACCTTCTCTATAGTCCTTATAACAATCATGCAGCTAACCATTATTTCACCATTTTGCAGGAAACTTAGGCTCAGATAcgtcaagtgacttgcccaggatcacatcATCAAAAAGAGTCAGGCCTTGGTTTCACACCACGACACTAAGGTGCTGTTAGTTCAATGCAGCTCTACTGTGAAGTTTCCCAAAGCAAGTTGGTGATGGGGGTCAAGCGACCAGAAGGGTTACTAGCAAAGCGGGCTGTTCTGGCTCCCCAGGTCCCTCCTACCGCATCCCCACCCCGCCCTCTCAACTGCTTCTCTTTTCCTCATAAAATGTCACCTACTAAGCCTGAATCCGCTCAGCTGAGTCTTCTTGGCAACCAAAGTGAATACAAACGTTGCAAACTATTAAGGTGACCACAGTTACGCAGGGAGAACTCAGTTCAGCTTTGGAGCCGCCTTTGACTGACCCCGGGgagcggccccgccccgcccagccCGCCGGTGGCgcatccctgcctccctctcactCCCCATTCCAGCGCCCTCGCGGCTCCTGCTGTCCCCGACTTGCGCCACTGTAGGCGTCCAAATGCATTCCTTCCTCATCCGAGGCGCCAAGTACCTGCCCGGCCCGTTTTCTAGCTAAAGCCAGACCAGAGGACCGACTTTACCCCAAAGAGAAAGCATTCAGATGATCCCTTGGCCCCAGTCTCTGGCTGTACCCAGATATGGCAAAAACAGGCACTGTCTCTCTTCAAGCTCCCGACCATCCACCGCAAAAGCTCAGGAGATGTGTGAAAATGGGGCCAAGTAAAGAAAAATGGGATTTAATACAGTAAACACAGGGTAAACTCAACAAAACCCGCAGAAGGAAGCAAATACTTcaaaaaactttgttttctttgcaaaGAATTTATCCTGGGTTTTTTCTCTAACCAAATTTTCTACTTCgtgcaaatattatttttgtaattaaaaaaaaaaaagatcgttCACTAGAAATACCATCTGAAGTGTTCAAGGAAATCATGGTCTATTCAtgtgcagaaaaaaaatttaagggaaaaaatcaaaGGTAAATGAGGACTTTTTCTgagttgacatttttattttattaagtaatTAACAttgaatttccttcattttatacTGTCCTGTTTGCCAAAATAGAATGCTACATTTTGAAGAATGTAGAATCACTCTTGAAGAATCATTACATCTATgatcagataaaaataaaacccttcTTCTTTCTGTTCCTGTCAGGAAGTCCTCTCATTCCTCTCAGTCtgaaagagagaagggagaattTAAAAGCTACTTctgaaggccttccctggtgccaTTTTAAGTGGTACCTCCGTTGGAACCTATGAGAAAAAGTTCCTTCATAATGACATCaatcttgctaaaaaaaaaaaaaaaaagaaaaccctaaaacTTATGAAAAACACAGTTGATGTGAATCATATGTCTGAGTGGCCAAGTTCCCACTAAGCTGGGAGAACACACAGATGTGCAGGACAGAATTCCTCTCCACACAGCGACTATTCCTCCCCAGAGCTATTGAAGGTAAATAGCCCAGCCCTTGTCTGCCTGCAGGCTGGGCTGCAAAAATCCCTATTTCCTTACCTCCTCCCTTTCAGTCTACCTTTTTTCTAACTCTTTCCTTGTCAAAAAGTAACAGGATATGACGCTAACCATTTACTTGTTGACTGGTAGTTCTACTTTAGCAGGTGACCTAATATCTTAACCagtcatttgcattttaaaactcCCGTCTTCCAGTTGTGGAAGGGAAAACATCTGCTAAAGGAATTTCAGGCATCAGCCAGCAGGTGCAGTTATGTTTgtcttgggggagggggtgagccCTGGAAGTAAATGGGATTTAGACCTCCTGGGACCTAGTGGGGTGGTCAGAATGAGAGGTGCTGGGCCTCCCCACCAaccgccccccacacacacacacacaaggcaggCTTCCCACTTCTCTGGAAGACGCTGAAGCTGGTCTGATTCCAGCTACTTGGGAAGAATCAGGCATCTTTGGTCCTCCAGTCTCTGGAACCCACCCTTCCAGGATGAGTCGACCAGGTACTACCCCCATCGTcttccctctgctcccctcctTTCTCTTTAACTCCTTTCCTCAGAGTTCTCTTGCATGGTGCCTCTTTAGGTGGCATTCAGTGAGATTTCCAACTACAGCCTTCCTTGGCTGCCAACCTGAAAACGTCTTCGTTTCATGTGGCATTTTGGCCTCTAATGTTTCCAACCACAAAGTATGTACTTAAGCTGCAACCTCTTCCTTGGTAGAGATTTTGCCATAAGGTTCCTTCCCTGTTGTGAGTAgcacttctttccttcttcattttccagACTCAGAAATGCCTGGATGGGCTGTATCTTGTAAGCAAACCTTATAGGCAGAACTGACACAGTAAGGCATATGACCTAACTGTACTGGGTAATAGATATTTCTTTAACTCTTTCTCTAGTCATCCTTCGTCTTTATGTAGTATATAATTCAACAGTTAGAAGAAGGGATTTCATACAATTCAATCAAgacctcatcctctgttcttATGGAGATCCACTTCTCTCCCTAATATACCAAGGGGCTCCTTTTCTCAGAATCCGCTCTCCTGAGTTTACTTATCTACTCACATATTGATTTCACATGTATCTCAGATTATGGCAagtctcttcccttctctgctgATATGGAACTTAAGCCTactcacaatttttttaaatcattatctATGGTTCATTCCCACCCCTCCTTCAAGTCTTTATTTAAATGTCTCCTCACCAGAGCATTCTGTGGTCATCCTCATTAAAACTACACTTAGATCCTCCTCCCCGAGAACCCCCAGTTCCATGTTCCTGCTCTATTTTTTTCCATAGCTCCATCTTTTTCTGGCACACTATATACTCATTGTGTGTATTGTCTGTCCTCCTCCACTAAATTATAAACTCTACACAGGCAGGACTTTCAGTTTAATTCACTGCTGAGTCCCTGTAACCAAGAACAGTTCTTGGCACCAAAAAaaaagctcagtaaatattagttgaGTGAATAAACTTAGAGTGGCATGGCACATTTGCTGAAAACGTAGAATGACTGCTACTCACCCTGTGTTTCTGGGCCCACAGCATCACATCACCAGGAGCCTGTCAGCAATGCAAACTCTCAGGCCGACCCTAGACCTTCTGAATCGGAGGCTGCAGTTAAACAAGTCTCCCAGATAAGACATATGCAGATcaaagtttgaaaagcactgaTCTATATAGCCGTGCAAACAACTTAAACTTGGACAATCCTGTTCTTAAAAGATTTTCTTATATGTAAGAAATAGGTAATAGGGGGTCTCTGGAGAGGAGACCTGGATGGCCAAGGAGATAGAGATGGAAGAAAGAAACTATTCCCTAGGAATTATCTTGTGTCTTTTGCATGCAATTAATagctatccctggtggctcagaaggcaaaaaatctgcctgcaatacaggagactggggttcaatccctgggttggaaagatcctctggagaatggaatggctacccactccagtattctagcctggagaatttcatggaccgaggagcctggtgggctccagtccatggggtcacaaagagtcggacacaactgaatgactcacactttcactttcactgctagTGATAAAATTGATTACTTGTGAGATACATAGTACATAGTAAAAGGTCCTCTGCTGTCTCTCCATGGAATGTTTCTCTGACCTTCTTCCTGTTGCCTCTTGTCTTGCTGCTTTTATCTGCCACCCCAACTCTCCCTGCCAACCAGTATAAAGAATATGACTCCGCTGCTACCCACTTAGAAGGCAAAAAGGACTACAGAAggtttgagttttaaaaaacaagttcaGGACTTCCGTAGTatggtgatacagtggataagaatccgcctgccaatgcaggggacacgggtttgctccccggtctgggaagattctacatgccacagagcaactaagcacatgagcTTCAACAactgaagcctgcacgctctggggcccaggagccacaactgctgagcccgactgctacaactactgaagctcatgaGCCtacagcctgtgttctgcaacaagagaggccaccacactgagaagcccgcacaccacagctggagagtagccctggctcttcacaactagagaaagcccgagcgcagcagcaacaaagaccccgctcagccaaaactaaaatgaaataagtaaatctttacaaaataaagaaagaacaagtccattggctttgttttttagattcctgTAAGGGAGAATgagacagaaataaaggaaactgaaaacttCACATTGTAACAAACATGGGTGTAAATAACAGATGCAGTGTGGATAGGAGGATAGTAAAGGAGTCTCTGTCCCCACAGTAGGATCAGGGGCTCAACTAGGCACGACAGACTCCAGAAGATGAGGAAAAGGCCTGGCTTCTCACAAGGAGGCTGAGTCTCAGCCCAGGATCCAGCCCAGTCAAGGCAGATGGACAAGAAGAGAGGTGAGTGACTCCTCCCAGGGGCACCTGGGGTACTGGAGACAGCCCCACCAGCCGTCTGGTGCccccagaggatgagacagctcaAGGCCTACCCAACACCCATCAGCTGAGGAGCTGGAACCCCACTTGTGGGCGCCAGTCATCCCCTGGAAATCAAATCACTGAATGTCAACTCCCCAAGTGCCCTGATTTGGTGAGGATTTTTTCACCATTTTTTCAAAATGTCTGGGATTTTGCCTCCTCTGCCACTTTAAATGCAGAGGATCAGATTTCCCTGAAATGCAGTCTCCTGCCTTGCTTATTTGTGCAGATTTATATGTGCTCCAGCCTCTGAGCTGATCATACAAACCCAGCTGACCCTCAGCTGGGTCAAGGAAAGCAGTTCAGCCACTCCACAAATGGGAACAAAGGTACTATAGGGCCAGGACCCCGAGTGGGGCTCTGGCCAGGCAAACAGAAACCTAGAAAAATACTCAATGATTTCTTAATAGCGGTTATCTAGGGGTTGGAATTCTTTCTAACaggtgaatttttctttctttctcatacaTTTGTATATTACCACATTCACAGTGATTTACGATGATGAGCAGAAATCATTCTGGCAGCTCCCTTTGTTCTTGAGATCATATATCAAAGCCAAACAATGTTATAAGGGGCAGCACCATTCTCAGGGCACCATAATCATTTCAGTATCCCTGAGTTTTTCCCCTTTTGTCCTCTACAACAATATATCTCCAGTATTCCAGACTGTgctctgtgtttttttccttcgCTCATCCTCTTTGACTTCCTAAAATCTGGTGAGCTAAAATGTGCCCACTCCAGCATGCCTGGCAAACTCTCTCCTTATCCCAATTGTGTCACTTTATGAAGCCACTTTTGTTGGGTCAGAAGTGTCACACTTTGTTTTTCTAGTTCCCATTATTTCATAAAAGACTAAGGGTGAAATGCAATGAAATAATCCAGAAACTTTTTTGAAAGCAACCAACTCTCGTTTAGAATGCAGGCTATCCTACAAGTTGAGCAGCTGACATGCATTAGAGTGGTGGAACCCGGACTCCACACTCCCACGAAGTGCCTGGGCTGCCTCTCCGGCCCTCACTTCTCCCCCTGTCCTGAAGAGGCACCCTCTGTAGTCTGTAGTCATACATTATTCAAATACCTGcacagacattcagttcagtcgctcagtcgtgtctgacgctttgcgaccccacggactgcagcacgccaggcctccctgtccatcaccaactcccggagtttactcaaacccatgtccattgagttggtgatgccatccagccatctcatcctctgtcgtccccttctcctgccttcaatcgttcccaacatcagagtcaaacatctcgcatcaggtggccaaagtattggagctgctgctttaacatcagtccttccaatgaatattcaggactaatttcctttaggatggaccggttggatctccttgctgtccaagggactctcaagagtcttctccaacaccacagttcaaaagcatcagttcttcagcgctcagctttctttatagttcaactctcacatccatacatgaccactggaaaaaccatagccttgactagatggacctttgttggcaaagtaatgtctctgctttttaatacactgtctagattggtcatagattttcttccaagaagcaagtgtcttttaatttcatggcttcagtcaccatctgcagtgattttgaagcccaaaaagatagtctcttactgtttccattgtttccccatctatttgccatgaagtgatgggatcggatgccatgattttagttttctgaatgttgagttttaagccaactttttcactgtcctctttcactttcatcaacaggctctttagttcttcggtttctgccataagggtcgtattatctgcatatctgagattattgatatttctcccagcaatcttgattccagcttgtgcttcatctagcccggcgtttctcatgatgtactctgcatataagttaaataagcagggtgacaatatacagccttgacgtacttcttttggaaccagtctgttgttccatgtccggttctaactgttgcttcttgacctgcataaagatttctcaggaggctggtcaggtggtctggtattcccatctttttaagaattttccacagacacTGACTTGGCCCAAAGTGAACTGTTGGCTGCCAGCAGCGCCATCAAGTGATGGCTCTGAGAGGCTGTCCTTCCTCTGACAGATCCAAAATCTGATGTGGTATAAAAGATACCCCAGGGCAGTCACTAGAGAATGCGGAACGGTGATTCTCAAAGAGGAGGATTCTATGTGAAAGAGGTTTCTCTTCAAAAACCAGGTGTACCAGAACCACCCCAGTTTCTCCTCTGGTTAGGGTCCCTGTGTATTACCTTCTGTCTTTTTCTGCTAGAGAAGCTCAGAGGCTCAAACTTGCTACAAAGTAGAAGGCCTGACTGACCCCAGGGTAACAAATCAAACTGTAAATCCTGCCAGCACCTATTTTGAGACactgtgcgtgcgtgcatgctaagttgcttcagtcgtatctgactctttgtgaacccatggactgcagctgccagactcctctgtccatgggatgctccaggcaaaatactggaatgggttgccatgtcctcctccagggctgaGACACTATAACACTAGCAAAAATGCCGGCCTGGGCAGGTCAGTGGAAACTAATGTCCAAATACTGCTTCCAGTGGCCTGAGTTCTTGAAGCTGTGTTCCATCTCAAAGACAGCCTAGGCCCCTCTGCAGGATCTAGTCCTACCACCGGCTATTGTGTCATCTTGCCCCCTTCCCCGGGTCTTTTACTGCTCCCCAAAGGTAGAGCGAAGCCCCTGGAGCCAGTGCCCCTCTCTCTCCCTACCACCCCTCAGACCCTTCTCCACTAGGGCCCACTTAGGCCCCTGGTCACAAAGAAACAACCATTAGCCCaaagactggaaaaaaagaagttttaataaatacaaaaatctcCAGTAATGACTCTGCTCAGCTCAGGGGCAGCAGGAGTGAAGTGGAAGGGGACCCTTGGTGCTGAGTGAGGATAAATTAAAAATCCCAACAAGCCAGTGACAGTATGTACAGAAGGAAAGGGGTTGGGCTTCCAAGGCAGGAGCCGGAGGGTGACGAGGCCAGAGTTGGAGCTGACATGGCCTTGGTCTGCCATGGCTGCCCCTCCCCCGTGTGCAGTTGTGGTTCCCAGAggtagtgggggagggggaagaggcagaagagaggggCCAAAGGCACTGGATTTCCCGCAGGAGAACACGGGGTCCTCGGTGCCCCTCCTTCCCTCGGCCCAGGCCCCATCCTCTTGGTCGCAGGGCCTCTGGCTGCTCCCTAGGAGCCTTCGTCTTCTTTCCCAAGCTCTGGGACTGTCCTGGTCTCTGGGGCTGCTGGAGGCAGAAGAGAGTGAAGTTTAGAAGAGgagcaagggggtggggggacacagaGGACACAGTGGAGCTTCCCTGTTCTGATCTCAGAAAGGTCAGAATTCATGAAGCAAGTCAGCACACACCAGCTGTGTGCCTTTAGCCTAGTTGCCTGATCCCTTTGAGGGTCAGCAAGTTCCTTGGTGAAGAAAAGGCAATGGAGACCAAGCCTACAAGGTTGCTGTGGGAGGGGACAGGACAACACTTGTGCAGCAGAGGGCACTGCACCCAGCACGTGGTCGgtgctccctcccctccccaggcatCCCAGAGCTGCCGCCCCAGACGCCGCACTTACGCCTCCGCCGGGGTGTGCAGTGGGAGCAGCAGCGGCTCTCCTTCCCTGGGCCGCAGGACAGTGGCGGTGAACAGTCATCCCGCTCACAGTGGGGCACCCCTGCCTGGTGCAGGACAGACCAGATCCTGAGGGTTCCCAGAGGTGCTGGGGCACAGTGGTCTTCAGCCTCCTAGGGAAAGCCCGCCTGCCCTCCCTAGGAagttcccctcccccaggccaggTCCCCAATGCCTACCTCACACAAGCCCCCACTCACCCCACATCTGCAGGTAATACAGCTCATCTCCCCAAAGGGGGGCACCGAAGGGTGCCAGCTCTGGCTCTCTGGGAACCACTGCCCTGCAAAACGGCAGCCTCGGGGCCCATCAGCCTGCATGGGGTCCCCCAGTTGGGGGTGGCCCCCTGACCCCACTGTGGGCAgcaagaggaggaaaggagaaatagatcaGTAGATGTGAGCTCTGTGGGGACCATCCAAGCCATATTTGTCACCTAGCAGTTTCTGGCACTTAGTAGGTGATAAAtttggatagatgggtggatggatgggtgggtggatgggtgggtgggacaGGAACCAGATCCCATCACAGCCCACTAACACATGCACATTCTTTTGCTGCATGTAGATCCCTGGCTTCAGGCTAAGCAGAGAGCAGCCTGGGCAAATGCTGAATTAGCTAAGACATCCCTTCCCTCCACCTTCAAAAGGCATCCCCTCGCCACGCATCCCTCCCACCCAGGACAAGGCATGAAGAGCCTCGTGTGCCCCTAGAGGCCTCAGTGCCCCGTCCCCCTTACCTGGACACTGCTTGCAGCAGTCAGTGGGGTTGGCGCGGACGGGCTGGGCACAGGCCAGCCGGGGACACTGCACCTTCTCACAGTGCACCTCCCCAGTGCCCCCCTGCAGGGACCCACGAAGTGAAGGGTGTCAGGAAAAAGGCAGAACACACAAgccttctgcctcctccttttcctcccccaTACCTCAGACGCGTGACCTTTTTCACCCAGAGGTCttgtagtgaaagtcactcggtcgtgtccaactctttgtgaccccatggactatatagtccatggaattctcctgaccagaatactggaatgggtagcctttcccttctccaggggatctttccaacccagggattgaacccaggtctccctcattgtaggcggattctttaccagctgaaccagaagggaggcccaagaatactggagtgggtagcctgtcccttctccagggaatcttcccaacccaggaattgaagcggcgtctcctgcattgcaggcagattatttaccagctgagctaccagggaagcccagagggctTGGACTGCAGCTTTATATGCATGCcaattcgcttcagtcatgtccgactctttgtaaccctatggactgtagccctccagattcctctgtccatgggattttccagacaagaatactgaaataggttgccatttcctgctccaagggatcttcctcacccagagatcaaatctgcatatcttgcatctcctgcactggcaggcaggttctttactactaataCCATCTGAGAAGCCTGGGGCTTTATATACCTGAACTCAAATCTTCATTGTAGCCCTGCAAGGTAGGTGCTACCATCTCTGCTTCTGGGCGAGCAAAGTGAGATTCAGGGTCATACAGAAAGTGCCCAGGGTTACATGGAGCTAGTCAGCTGGGAGAGCCAGAATTCACCCAAATTCACCTTTTCCTACAGGAAGCCAACTTTCAAAGCCCAGGAACTGAGAGTTCCctgtggcctagtggttaggactcggcactttcCTGCCATGGGTCCACGTTCAGTCTGGGGTCCTGCAAGTCACATAGTGTGTGTGCTGTctatgcttagttgttcagtcatgtccaactcttttcgaccccatggactgtagcctgccaggatcctctgtccatgggattctccaggcaagaatactggagtgggctaccattccctcctccaggggatctccctgacccagggatcaaactcagatctcctgcattgcaggcagattctttaccatctgagccagcagggaagcccaagtcccaTGGTGTGGCCACCCCCCGAAAAGATTGTGCAAAGGACTTCTATTATTTTGATCACCAAGACTGGGCTTTCCTCTCCCAGAAGCCCCCTCTCCCACTCTGCAGATCTTAGGGGTTCCAGCATCAGAGAAAGCTGGGCTGCCATACCTTGCAGGTGCAGACAGCACACTTAATTAACCCAAATGGGGGCACGACAGGGTGCCACCGGGTGCCTGCTGCCCGCCAGCTCCGGTCACCGTCAAAATAGCAGCCTGGTGGGAGACAGTGCCCAGCGCCATTAGTGCTGAGTTCATTAGCTAGGCCCACAACCCAGGCTTGAGCCTCAGGCCAACCCCACAGTGGTCTAACCCCAGGGCCTACTTGTGGGCCAAGGACTCTAATGAAGCCTCTCAGGTGTCAGTTGTAACCTGTGCCCCTCAACCACCTCCATCCCAGTAAATATActccccctcccactcccccccAATCCTACCCAACAGCTCCGTTGGACTCCCCACCCCTGCATTCACACACTTCCAACTCACCCTCGCCAGGGTCCCTGTTCCTTGGCAGCCCCGGGAGGTCTTTGACATCTTGTTTCTCTGTGGATCCAAAGAAATAATGAAGGCAGAGGATGgcccccttcttccttccctccccagagGCCTCACCGCCTCCCATGGTGGACCCTCCATGACCCTCTCCACTCCTGCAGGGCACTCACCTGGGCACACAGGGCAGCACTGGTCTGGTGCCTGCACCGGGCTTGGACAGCTGGGCGGCGGGCACACCACGGGGTCACAAATCACCGTGCGTCTCTGCAGGGAGAGACTGAGGGTTGGTTCCGGGGCTCCAGAACCCTGGCCCCAGTGCGCCCTTCCGGGGCCTCCTACCTGGCAGATGCAGAGCGAGCAGAGCGGGTCATAGTTAGGAGCCCAGCGAGCCCCGTGGGGGCGCTGCTGCCCTTCGAAGAAGCAGGTGTTGGGGTCTCGGAGCCGACTGGGGCCACCTGGTCTGGCTTGCACTGGGGTGTCTGGGCCCGGCACAGCGGGCAGTGGGGCCACCATGGCCGCCACTGCCTCCAGAGCCCCAGGCGCCTGTAGTTCTTTGTCCCCCGCTGCCGCCAGGCGCAGGCCACCCACCTCGCATTGGTTGGCAATGTGCACCTGAGAGGAGAGGCAGGTTGAGGCAGCACCCAGGCTCCCTCTTGCATCTCCACCAGTGGCAGCCAAGACACCCAAAGCACCCACTGTGCCCCAGAAGGGTGCTCTTAGCCACGCACTCATCCCAGCTGCCAAGGACAGGCGGTCAGCTTCTCGCCTCATTAAGTACCTAGTGTGGCTTCATCCTCTCAGCGAGCTAGGGAGTGTGCACAATTCTACCGCCCCCAGGGTTCGGAGAGGGCAAGTGGCTAACAAAGAGCACCGCGGTGCTCACCCGAATCTGACCCATCCCAACTGGCCCGCACTGCCTCCCTACCTGCCCTCGCAGCTCCCCTTGGGGGCTCCCCTTGGTGGTGATCAGCAGGGAGGCAGAGCCCTGAGCCAGGTGCCGCAGCAGCTCGGGCTCCAGGTCCTTCACCACACCCTGGGCCTGGCAGCAGACAGAAGAAGGGACAGAACAAGGCACTCTCGGACTAAGCCTACCATTCCCAGTTTctcaggtaaggaaactgagactcaggaaaGTTAAGTAAGGTCTCCAGAGAAGCAAACCCATCAGCAATGGTGTAGAGTTCAGAAGCCTCAGGTCCACGGCAACCCAGCCGTGTCAGGAGCTTAGTCCATCCCACCCACCCCTTGGAGGTCCAAGACATTACATCCTACCCACGAGATCCCAGCAGAGTAGGACGCAGGTGGGTAAAGGGATACTAAAAGGCTGAACCAGATTCGTACCCAGGTCTGCCTGACTCCTGAGGCTTGCCTGCTCTCTGTTTCCCCTGCCCAGGCCCACAGAGCCTTTCATGCTAAAAAGCAGCTATTTTCCAAACTGCCTCCCACCAACACCTCCTCACCTCCGGGCCATAGAATCCCTTCAGCAGCCGCCGAGGCCCTGGCATTCCAGGAGGCCCGAGGAGGTGGGCAGTGATGGTGCCCTGTTCTGAGCCACCAAGCCCTGCCAGCAGCACTTCATAGTGCAGGTGACAGTGTGTGTCCAGGGAGAGCCAGGCGTGCCCTGCTGCCTGGCTCTGCACCGGGGGCAACACCAGGGCTCCTGCCAGGGGCACAGGCAGTGCTGGATCCAGACAGAGGAGAGATGGCTGATGAGAAGATGGCTGAGAGCAGCGACTTAACCCTAGCATTTCCCATCTCCCTCGGCACAGACTCCACAAACTAGCGGGCACTGTCCacaggcccagggctggggaagCAGCAAGGGAGAGGCCTGCATTGTGGTGAGAGGGACCATCTCCCGGCAGGGCCACCCTGAATATCCTCACCTTCTCCAGATGCCAACTGGAGCTCAGGTGCAGAGAAAGAAGTGCCAGGCTCTGGCCCTCTGGCACCATCCCTCACATGCTTGAATTAGAGGACACCAAAGGTGGGGCAGACCCCTGGAGCACTCACTGTCATGGCGGGCGCTGTGCCCACTGTAGGGTAGGGCGGCCACGTGGCCCCGCAGCTCTCCATCTGGGAAGTCCTTGGTGCCCACGTTCAGGAACAGTTCATTCTGCAGCAGCATATGAGCCCCCCGGGCACCCAGCCCAGGGCAGATACCCACGGCCTGAGGGGGCAGGGAAGAGCCCTaagtgcagcctgccaggccctggaTGAACCCTCCTCAGCTTTCACACGAGCCCAAGATTCTGAACCCTTTCCATGTTG belongs to Bubalus bubalis isolate 160015118507 breed Murrah chromosome 1, NDDB_SH_1, whole genome shotgun sequence and includes:
- the CHRD gene encoding chordin isoform X1; the encoded protein is MPSLPAPPAPLLLLGLLLLGSRPARGAGPEHPALPIRPEKEPLPIRGAAGCSFGGKVYALDETWHPDLGEPFGVMRCVLCACEAPQWGRRARGAGRVSCKNIKPECPTLACGQPRQLPGHCCQTCPQEHSSPEKQPTGLAFEYPRDPEHRSYSDRGEPGAEDRGRGDGHTDFVALLTGPRSQAVARARVSLQRSSLRFSISYRRLDRPTRIRFSDSTGSILFEHPAAPTQDGLVCGVWRAVPRLSLRLLRAEQLYVALVTPTQPSGEVWGPLIRHRALAAETFSAILTLEGPPQPGIGGIALLTLSDTEDSLHFLLLFRGLLESRSGGPAQVPLRLQILHQGKLLRELQANASAQEPGFAEVLPNLTAQEMDWLVLGELQMALERASGPGLRISGHIAARQSCDVLQSVLCGADALIPVQTGAAGSASLTLLGNGSLIYQVQVVGTGSEVVAMTLETKPQQRNQHTVLCHMVGLQPGGHRAVGICPGLGARGAHMLLQNELFLNVGTKDFPDGELRGHVAALPYSGHSARHDTLPVPLAGALVLPPVQSQAAGHAWLSLDTHCHLHYEVLLAGLGGSEQGTITAHLLGPPGMPGPRRLLKGFYGPEAQGVVKDLEPELLRHLAQGSASLLITTKGSPQGELRGQVHIANQCEVGGLRLAAAGDKELQAPGALEAVAAMVAPLPAVPGPDTPVQARPGGPSRLRDPNTCFFEGQQRPHGARWAPNYDPLCSLCICQRRTVICDPVVCPPPSCPSPVQAPDQCCPVCPEKQDVKDLPGLPRNRDPGEGCYFDGDRSWRAAGTRWHPVVPPFGLIKCAVCTCKGGTGEVHCEKVQCPRLACAQPVRANPTDCCKQCPVGSGGHPQLGDPMQADGPRGCRFAGQWFPESQSWHPSVPPFGEMSCITCRCGAGVPHCERDDCSPPLSCGPGKESRCCSHCTPRRRPAPETRTVPELGKEDEGS